One Dictyostelium discoideum AX4 chromosome 3 chromosome, whole genome shotgun sequence genomic region harbors:
- the slrA gene encoding S-cell enriched leucine-rich repeat protein (Similar to LRR): MVKNQIFSLKSLWSSSIFKILYCYLFTSLLLILSTWVSVNDGLSVREHIILLRLYFDTNGTTWYHNQGWKEYADCILAADGSVRKALESIDPLTGQIPQYLWADHFSQLDNNKTLYKIIHNQIQGHKVVICNAFGITCEDRINLTGIDLSNNNLKGNITPYLPYLLHLRNLNLSNNHLSGCFPDGLLKAQSLVALDLSYNNISCTLSLADSKAISYIDISHNHLTGYFKNVWKTPNLLFLDLSFNKLYGTILKEFFRQKSLDYVNLSSNQLIGFLPILSKSRISYLNISNNRLIGNITLLTCWKAGSLRIFDAENNMFEGALPESIFDHSPLQYVNLKGNIVKDPLPSILDCAKSEVKIIVPDGLKQNKCDPKVSSNWVLILNPLGEEFNIVGSDFGINSKSINIQFQNGLHCVDNVTTIIKSNTIISCKNPQGRNSTYLKLTIPTGEPGNFTVIKQQLYYYRPIIKSCSKVYKNIGGEITILGSHLESFNKTSNGKKMITVSIGNIKNSFTNVTSSINSDGFSGEVISCRNADIITPDMITCSIPSNTNLQQPAEIQIIIDGITAYVPIDSTRPHFLYKGVYNKDITISKPTEYNQTITISVPNETIIDMDQVVRVLIDDNDDSICKNIQHINKTSIQCLPYSETCGSNVKVTLVTKYGEPQFTTSLNYPPPIITRVTQGIDSTSNSIITINGKFLKTGGKRNLSIKINDTICCPLYNEYYYKQDELDDDNNNNNNNNNNSTTDINNNNNIIKNNNLIKEEQILCYYQINQSLPIHLNLPVTLTLSNQTVVKNNIYSQTNSTCPNNCVKHRTNGCRSGICECYPNLTGPSCDENIPESTISNFSNYLPDFILSFPKFITNNTFNIKFLSISEVNESGNIVDRFCSLNNNNNNNNNNNNKNNNNNNNDSNNEKEVVEDEEEDLDYSSQNDNNNINNNNNENNNENKLNWKLINQTKTTNALYTLKIKKKNVTLDILISSDNNQHREVYFAGEVIQVPKSSIELIVNLKGKWLFKDPKNQLKFNFLVKPVNDHDYSLCLPSPFVLISDEPFRWITMDVDSSTIFAKPSNRFLLNNYLVRVIEPNYKLSDSNLTLNLYYQFNQTTLKQQDNHGDDNSDNSIKYTEDSLKFRIDFSTFNSRREINPKPRGCFKDNTHKFPYDYYIVFFGCASGLILVLVICIVQCSRIESRQRKQIIKSFKATQKMPVEIKTPLLPPSFHFNFLDYNNMDLNNNNNNNNNNNNNNNNNNNNNNNNNNNNNNNNNFNDGSDTFNNNNKKNLNYEDNCDTVGFDGKENDIKNINNKKDEKEDDGDDDDDEDDDEYEDDTQPCSSGNSSRSKGSDGGSSSNSLSSDKQSFNNGNENNSIIPENKKKHLTIINKK, translated from the exons TGATGGATTATCAGTTAGAGAgcatattatattattaagaTTATATTTCGATACTAATGGTACAACATGGTATCATAATCAAGGTTGGAAAGAGTATGCAGATTGCATACTAGCAGCAGATGGCTCAGTTAGAAAGGCTTTAGAGTCAATTGATCCTCTCACCGGTCAAATACCACAATATTTATGGGCTGATCATTTTAGTCAAttggataataataaaacattatataaaataattcataATCAAATTCAAGGTCATAAAGTTGTAATTTGTAATGCATTTGGTATAACTTGTGAAGATAGAATTAACTTAACTGGAAT agatttatcaaataataatttaaaaggtAATATTACACCTTATTTACCTTATTTATTACATTTAAGgaatttaaatctttcaaATAATCATTTATCAGGATGTTTCCCAGATGGATTATTAAAAGCTCAAAGTTTAGTAGCATTAGATCtttcatataataatattagttgTACATTATCATTAGCAGATTCAAAAGCAATTTCATATAT TGATATTAGTCATAATCATTTAACAGGTTACTTTAAAAATGTTTGGAAAACcccaaatttattattttt ggatttatcatttaataaattatatggtacaatattaaaagaattttttagGCAAAAATCTTTAGATTATGTTAATCTTAgttcaaatcaattaattggatttttaccaattttatcaaaatcgAGAATTTCTTATTt aaatataAGTAATAATAGATTAATTGGTAATATAACATTATTAACATGTTGGAAAGCAGGATCATTAAGAATTTTTGATGCAGAAAATAATATGTTTGAAGGGGCATTACCAGAGAGTATATTTGATCATTCACCATTACAATATGTTAATTTAAAGGGTAATATTGTAAAGGATCCATTACCATCAATTTTAGATTGTGCAAAGAGTGAAGTTAAAATAATAGTACCAGATGGATTGAAACAAAATAAATGTGATCCAAAAGTTTCAAGTAATTGGGTACTAATTTTGAATCCATTAGGTGAAGAATTTAATATAGTTGGTAGTGATTTTGGAATTAAtagtaaatcaattaatattcaatttcaaaatggGTTACATTGTGTTGATAATGTAACGACCATAATTAAATCCAATACTATTATCTCTTGTAAAAATCCTCAAGGTAGGAATAGCACCTATTTAAAGCTAACCATACCAACTGGTGAGCCTGGTAATTTCACTGTTATTAAACAACAACTCTACTACTATAgaccaattattaaaagttgcTCAAAAGTTTATAAAAACATTGGTGGTGAAATAACTATACTTGGTAGTCATTTAgaaagttttaataaaacaagtAATGGCAAGAAAATGATAACAgtttcaattggtaatattaaaaatagttttacaAATGTTACCTCTAGTATCAATAGTGATGGTTTCAGTGGAGAGGTTATAAGTTGTCGTAATGCTGATATAATTACACCCGATATGATAACCTGCTCAATACCATCCAACACTAATTTACAACAACCTGctgaaattcaaattataatcGATGGTATAACTGCATACGTTCCAATAGATTCAACCAGACCACATTTCCTCTATAAAGGTGTTTACAATAAAGATATCACAATATCTAAACCAACAGAATACAATCAAACCATAACTATATCAGTACCAAATGAAACTATAATAGATATGGATCAAGTTGTACGggttttaattgatgataatgatgattcaaTTTGTAAGAATATTCAacatattaataaaacttcAATTCAATGTTTACCTTATAGTGAAACTTGTGGTTCAAATGTTAAAGTTACACTTGTAACAAAATATGGTGAACCTCAATTTACAACCTCTTTAAATTATCCACCACCAATCATTACTCGTGTAACTCAAGGTATTGATTCAAcctcaaattcaattataacaattaatggtaaatttttaaaaactggTGGAAAACGTAatctttcaattaaaattaatgatacaATTTGTTGTCCACTTTataatgaatattattataaacaaGATGAATTAGATGatgataacaataacaataataataataataataattcaacaacagatataaataataataataatattattaaaaataataatttaattaaagaagaaCAAATATTAtgttattatcaaataaatcaatcattaccaattcatttaaatttaccagTTACTTTAACATTATCAAATCAAACTgttgttaaaaataatatttattctcaaacaaattcaacatgtCCAAATAATTGTGTTAAACACAGAACCAATGGTTGTAGATCAGGAATTTGTGAATGTTATCCAAATTTAACAGGTCCATCTTGTGATGAAAATATACCAgaatcaacaatatcaaatttttcaaattatttaccagattttattttatcatttcCAAAATtcattacaaataatacatttaatattaaatttttatcaatttctgAAGTAAATGAATCTGGAAATATAGTTGATAGATTTTGTAgcttaaataataataataataataataataataataataataaaaataataataataataataatgatagtaataatgaaaaagaagtagtagaagatgaagaagaagatttaGATTACAGTAgtcaaaatgataataataatattaataataataataatgaaaataataatgaaaataaattaaattggaaattaataaatcaaactAAAACAACAAATGCATTATATACATtgaaaattaagaaaaagaATGTTACATTagatatattaatttcaagtgataataatcaacatAGAGAAGTTTATTTCGCTGGAGAAGTTATTCAAGTTCCAAAGAGTTCAATAGAGTTAATAGTGAATTTAAAGGGTAAATGGCTATTTAAAGATCCAAAGAATCAgttgaaatttaattttttagttaAACCAGTTAATGATCATGATTATTCATTATGTTTACCTTCaccatttgttttaatatctGATGAACCATTTCGTTGGATAACTATGGATGTTGATTCTTCAACTATTTTCGCTAAACCTTCAAATAGATtcttattaaataattatttagtaAGAGTGATTGAaccaaattataaattaagtgattcaaatttaactttaaatttatattatcaattcaatcaaacaactttaaaacaacaagataaccatggtgatgataatagtGACAATTCAATCAAGTATACTGAAGATAGTTTAAAATTTAGAATTGATTTCTCAACATTTAATTCAAGACGTGAAATTAATCCAAAACCAAGAGGTTGTTTTAAAGATAATACTCATAAATTCCCTTATGACTATTATATAGTTTTCTTTGGTTGTGCTTCTGgtttaattttggttttaGTAATTTGTATTGTACAATGTTCAAGAATTGAATCAAGACAAAGAAAACAAATCATTAAATCATTCAAAGCAACTCAAAAAATGCCtgttgaaattaaaactCCATTATTACCTCCaagttttcattttaattttctagattataataatatggatttaaataataataataataataataataataataataataataataataataataataataataataataataataataataataataataataataataattttaatgatggtagtgatacttttaataataataataagaagaatttaaattatgaaGATAATTGTGATACTGTTGGATTTGATGgtaaagaaaatgatataaaaaatattaacaacaaaaaagatgaaaaagaagatgatggtgatgatgatgacgatgaagatgatgatgaatatgaAGATGACACACAACCATGTAGTAGTGGAAATAGTAGTAGAAGTAAAGGTAGtgatggtggtagtagtagtaatagtttaAGTAGTGATAAACAAAGTTTCAATAAtggaaatgaaaataattcaattataccagaaaataaaaaaaaacatttaacaataataaataaaaaataa